In Dehalococcoidia bacterium, the genomic window GCCTCTCGGACAGGATAGAGCCGAGATTGCTCGCTTCGGCAGGGATGGCCATCACAGTCGTCGGATTGACGCTTTTCGTGTTCATCACAAAGACGACTTCGCTGTGGATGATAATCGGCGGGCAGGCGCTGCTCGGCTTCGGCTTCGGGCTGTTCTCGTCGCCCAACACCAACGCGATCATGAGCGCGGTGGAGAACAAGCTGTACGGAGTGGCCGCGTCCACGGTGGCCACAATGCGCCAGACCGGCATGACGCTGAGCATGAGCATCGTCAACGTGCTTTTCGCCGTCTACATAGGCAGCGAGCAGATAACGCTGGAGAACCACGACGCCTTCATGCAGAGCTTCAAGGTGGCCTTCATCATCTTCGCCGCCCTGTGCTTTGCCGGCGTCTTCGCCTCGATGGCCCGCGGCAATACGCGCCGGGGGTAAATCTACACCCCCGTCATTACATATCATTACCTGTCGATTCCCGTAGGGGCGGTTCGCGAACCGCCCCTACACCTCGCAACACACAAACGACGAGATCGCCACATAATCCTCACAGAAATCTCTCCCCCATAGTCTGTCCCAGCACGGCGACAAAATGTTATAATAAGCCGTCAGAGCGTTCCACGCCAGAACATCTACAAGAGAGGTACAGCCGGAAATGAAGACGATCACTGTTAAGGAAATCTATAGCCCCACCGACTCGTGCTATTTATGCTTTCAGGAAAACGCCCCGATCACCGGAATAGCGGAGAAGTTCGCGCATGATCCGAGCCTTCGCGCCGTGTTCCTTACGGATTCAAAAGGTAAATTCACCGGAATGGTCCGGCGCAGCGACATGATGAAATGGCTGTATCTCCAAATATACGGTAAGGTAGGCGGAGGCGACGTCTCAACCGGAGACGCCATACAGTTCACCCTTGCCAAGGAAGCCATCGATATCGCGCGCGGCAATGCTGATTCCATCGGAGTGAAGCCGGAGGATACGCTGCAAAAAGCCCTCGATAAGATGATTGCACACAAGGAATCCATCGTCCCCGTGCTGGACAACGAGGACAAGATACTGGGAGACCTGAGGGCCAGCACCGTGCTCAAGAAAGCGCTTGAGATGTGGGAGAAGGAAAAGAAAGACTAATCACTGGCTACGTCGTATACTCGCTGTTTATCACCACGTATTCCGCCGTAAGGTCGCACCCCCACGCCGTAGCCGAGTGCTTCCCCCCGTCACCCATTATTGACATGCGACTGACTCTCGTTTACGATTCTAGCACTATGCGGATAAAGTTGGTGTTGGCTTTATTTTTAGTCTTGCCTGTTATTTTCTCAGGTTGCGGCAGCAGTCCTAAATCCACTTCAAATCTCACTGCTCAGGAGCTATTATCCAACTCTTTGTCTGCTATGGCTGATACAATTTCGTGCTTTCTTCATATAGAAGCACAAGATCAAGAAACTTGGTTTCCATCAGTTGGCGATAAGACTCCAGTTACAAACACGCTACTATGGAATGGCACTTCAATCACCGGTAACAATGGTACAAAAGAAATCACAATGAACCAGAGTTACCAGGACGGATTTGTTGTTACAGTATTTAATCTATCTGTTGCTGACGGCGAGTGGTCTGCAACTCAGAGTGAAGGTGCCCAAGAAATAGATTGGAGCCCAGTCTTTACCCGGAATGGTTCGTGCGATAAATGGGTATCAAGCGACCAGTATCCCCAGCAAATAGCCTTGATGGAGACAGCGACAGAAGTAATTATGTTATCGGATGAAACTGTAAACGGCGTAGAATGCTATACCCTGAAGCTGGTGCCTTCCAGGGATGCCATGATCAACTGGGTCTATTCACTGGAGCAGCCGATGGGTGACTTAAATATGGGGTGGTTTGGCCGTATGTCGATTGACAGGACGAGGGAAGTTTACGATGTCGCATATAAAAATAGTAGCTCGGTCACTGTATGGGTAGACAAGAGAAATTATCAAGTGATTAGGACTAATATCAGCGCGTTCTTTGAGGCCCTGCCGCAATATCTGACACAGGGTG contains:
- a CDS encoding CBS domain-containing protein is translated as MKTITVKEIYSPTDSCYLCFQENAPITGIAEKFAHDPSLRAVFLTDSKGKFTGMVRRSDMMKWLYLQIYGKVGGGDVSTGDAIQFTLAKEAIDIARGNADSIGVKPEDTLQKALDKMIAHKESIVPVLDNEDKILGDLRASTVLKKALEMWEKEKKD
- a CDS encoding bifunctional ornithine acetyltransferase/N-acetylglutamate synthase, which translates into the protein MSIMGDGGKHSATAWGCDLTAEYVVINSEYTT